In Mycetocola zhujimingii, one DNA window encodes the following:
- the rsgA gene encoding ribosome small subunit-dependent GTPase A, with amino-acid sequence MSWWDTGDDDEPEFDESSIRVRPNRKGNRPRTKTRPEHNDAQTARVLAVDRGRYTVLLDEGTKKERRITASRASELRKHAVVNGDRVDVVGDLSGEPGTLARIVRIVPRTTLLRRSADDSDEVERVIVANADQMLVVVAAADPEPRERLVDRYLIAALDAGIRPILCITKTDLADPSEFLKNFAGLDLLVFTSAEDRMPLAEITDALIGHDTVFVGHSGVGKSTLVNALVPSAQRATGHVNVVTGRGRHTSSSTVSYRIENENGTGWVIDTPGVRSFGLGHIDPANVLKAFTDLAEAAERCPRGCTHLPDAPDCAIIEAVESGELGETGPARLDSLQRLLATFATRAATRDA; translated from the coding sequence ATGAGCTGGTGGGACACCGGCGACGACGACGAGCCCGAATTCGACGAATCATCGATCCGCGTTCGGCCGAACCGCAAGGGCAACCGGCCGCGCACGAAAACCCGACCTGAGCACAACGACGCCCAGACCGCACGGGTCCTCGCCGTCGACCGCGGCCGGTACACCGTGCTGCTCGACGAAGGAACGAAGAAGGAACGCCGGATCACCGCGTCACGGGCATCCGAGCTCCGCAAGCATGCCGTCGTCAACGGTGACCGCGTCGACGTGGTCGGTGACCTTTCCGGTGAGCCGGGCACCCTCGCCCGCATCGTTCGGATCGTCCCGCGCACGACGCTGCTCCGCCGAAGCGCCGACGACTCCGACGAGGTCGAGCGGGTCATCGTCGCGAACGCCGACCAGATGCTCGTCGTCGTCGCTGCCGCTGACCCCGAACCACGCGAGCGCCTCGTCGACCGGTACCTCATCGCCGCCCTCGACGCCGGCATCCGCCCCATTCTCTGCATCACGAAGACGGACCTGGCCGATCCCTCTGAGTTCCTCAAGAACTTCGCCGGGCTCGACCTGCTCGTCTTCACAAGCGCTGAAGATCGGATGCCGCTCGCTGAGATCACCGACGCCCTGATCGGCCACGACACGGTGTTTGTCGGGCACTCCGGTGTCGGCAAGTCCACGCTGGTGAACGCGCTGGTGCCGAGCGCGCAGCGAGCGACCGGACACGTCAACGTCGTTACCGGCCGCGGCAGGCACACCTCCTCGTCGACGGTGTCCTACCGGATCGAGAACGAGAATGGCACAGGGTGGGTCATCGACACCCCCGGCGTCCGCTCATTCGGGCTCGGACACATTGACCCGGCGAACGTCCTCAAGGCATTCACCGACCTCGCAGAGGCGGCCGAGCGGTGCCCCCGCGGTTGCACCCACCTGCCGGACGCGCCGGACTGTGCCATCATCGAGGCAGTCGAGTCGGGCGAACTCGGCGAGACCGGCCCCGCGAGACTCGACTCACTGCAGCGCCTGCTCGCGACCTTCGCGACCCGAGCGGCCACGAGAGATGCTTAG
- a CDS encoding anti-sigma factor family protein, with amino-acid sequence MTDCGCDQAKRDLEEYLRNEVCQANAADIREHLEHCASCREEALLARTLTDAVQRACKETAPEDLKLQVLAKLRAVQASHS; translated from the coding sequence ATGACAGATTGCGGATGCGACCAAGCCAAGCGCGACCTGGAGGAGTACCTCCGGAATGAGGTCTGCCAGGCGAACGCCGCTGATATCCGGGAGCACCTCGAGCACTGCGCGTCGTGCCGGGAGGAAGCTCTGCTCGCGCGTACGCTGACGGATGCCGTCCAGAGGGCGTGTAAGGAAACGGCACCGGAAGACCTCAAGCTGCAGGTGCTGGCGAAGCTTCGCGCTGTGCAGGCGTCTCACTCCTGA
- a CDS encoding sigma-70 family RNA polymerase sigma factor, with translation MTTVDDNPAPEPVEDPRKLFEEQALPFIDQLYGAAMRMTKNPSDAQDLVQETFVKAYAAFGQYTQGTNLKAWLYRILTNTYINIYRKKQREPYQGTIDDLEDWQMGGAESTTATSSRSAEAEAIDHMPDSAVKDALQAIPEDFRLAVYLADVEGFAYQEIADIMKTPIGTVMSRLHRGRRMLRDLLADYATERGIDTRPTGARK, from the coding sequence ATGACCACCGTGGACGATAACCCAGCCCCTGAACCGGTCGAAGACCCGCGCAAACTGTTCGAAGAACAGGCCCTGCCGTTCATCGACCAGTTGTATGGCGCGGCCATGCGCATGACGAAGAATCCGTCTGACGCGCAGGACCTCGTCCAGGAGACGTTTGTGAAGGCATACGCGGCTTTTGGGCAGTACACGCAGGGCACGAACCTCAAGGCGTGGCTGTACCGCATCCTGACGAACACGTACATCAACATCTATCGCAAGAAGCAGCGCGAGCCGTACCAGGGCACGATCGATGACCTCGAAGACTGGCAGATGGGTGGCGCGGAGTCGACAACGGCGACGTCGTCCCGATCGGCCGAGGCCGAGGCTATTGACCACATGCCAGACAGTGCTGTGAAGGATGCGCTCCAGGCCATTCCTGAGGACTTCCGACTCGCGGTCTACCTGGCAGACGTTGAAGGTTTTGCCTACCAGGAAATCGCCGACATCATGAAAACCCCGATTGGGACCGTTATGAGCCGACTGCATAGAGGCAGGCGGATGCTGCGGGACCTTTTGGCTGACTACGCAACGGAGCGCGGCATCGACACGCGCCCGACAGGAGCACGAAAATGA
- a CDS encoding cation:proton antiporter: MEYAILGLFGVLAIVVVARFAPRLGVASPLILVVVGIGASFVPGVPEIVVPPELILSVVLPPILYAAAVNVPLVDFRRNLKAITGLSVLLVIVSAFITGFALYLILPDLSLPAAIALGAVISPPDAVAATSIGKRLGLPPRLVTVLEGEGLVNDATALVLLRSAIAASAGAVSLGEVAGEFAYAVAAAIVIGIAVGYAMVWVRSKLDDPILNTTLSFTVPFLAFLPAEELNASGVLAVVVAGLITGHNSARYFSSHDRIAERLNWRTAQFVLENGVFLLMGIELRTLIDQVEADDLSVLEAVGLGILASILLMLIRTLFVIPLIAVLRRDQRRAKGQERYLDSALRKLDDREHDEDSSPANTKRIRRFLTRQRADVSFLTSEGLGWRGGAVIAWSGMRGVVTLAAAQSLPTDIPYRPQLILIAFTVAVVTLLGNGGTLPFLIRKLGIVGTDPRADRAELATLINEISDVGLATLDNPDLLAENGGEFSPDVIQRVREDSVMRSESVAEVRSGQPGPHQQHRILRLRVLQAERDALLDARATGAYSSRVMERAQNILDLEESRLAQLSGPSGRQ; encoded by the coding sequence CTTCGTGCCCGGCGTCCCCGAGATCGTTGTACCGCCCGAACTGATCCTCTCGGTGGTTCTGCCCCCGATCCTCTACGCGGCAGCGGTCAACGTCCCCCTCGTCGACTTCCGACGGAACCTCAAGGCGATCACCGGACTCTCCGTGCTGCTCGTGATTGTCTCGGCGTTCATCACGGGTTTCGCTCTGTACCTGATCCTCCCCGACCTCAGCCTGCCCGCCGCGATTGCCCTCGGCGCTGTGATCAGCCCGCCGGATGCTGTCGCCGCGACGTCGATAGGAAAGCGGCTCGGTCTTCCACCGCGACTGGTCACCGTACTGGAGGGTGAGGGTCTTGTGAACGACGCAACGGCGCTCGTCCTGCTGCGCTCAGCGATCGCCGCGTCCGCAGGGGCGGTCTCTCTCGGTGAAGTGGCCGGGGAATTCGCTTACGCGGTCGCTGCCGCCATCGTCATCGGAATCGCCGTCGGTTACGCGATGGTCTGGGTCCGGTCGAAGCTCGACGATCCGATCCTCAACACCACGCTGTCGTTCACCGTGCCGTTCCTGGCCTTCCTGCCCGCCGAGGAACTCAACGCGTCAGGGGTTCTCGCCGTGGTGGTCGCCGGCCTGATCACCGGTCACAACAGTGCCAGGTACTTCAGCTCCCATGATCGGATCGCCGAGCGCCTGAACTGGCGTACAGCACAGTTCGTTCTGGAGAACGGCGTTTTCCTCCTGATGGGCATCGAGCTGCGCACACTCATCGACCAGGTGGAGGCAGACGACCTCAGCGTCCTCGAGGCGGTCGGCCTCGGCATCCTCGCGAGCATTCTCCTCATGCTCATACGTACCCTCTTCGTGATCCCGCTCATCGCTGTACTGCGCCGCGACCAGCGACGCGCCAAGGGGCAGGAGCGGTACCTCGACTCCGCACTCAGGAAACTCGACGACCGTGAGCACGACGAGGACTCCTCACCGGCAAACACCAAACGGATTCGCCGGTTCCTCACCCGCCAGCGCGCGGACGTCTCGTTCCTGACCTCAGAGGGCCTCGGCTGGAGAGGCGGTGCCGTGATCGCCTGGTCTGGAATGCGCGGCGTCGTCACTCTCGCAGCGGCGCAGTCACTGCCGACCGACATCCCGTACCGCCCGCAACTGATCCTCATCGCGTTCACTGTCGCCGTTGTCACACTGCTGGGCAACGGCGGTACGCTGCCGTTCCTCATCCGCAAACTCGGGATCGTCGGAACCGATCCGAGGGCTGACCGGGCCGAACTCGCCACCCTCATCAACGAGATCAGCGACGTCGGACTTGCGACCCTCGACAACCCCGACCTGCTCGCCGAGAACGGGGGCGAATTCTCCCCCGATGTCATCCAGCGGGTGCGTGAGGACAGCGTGATGCGCAGCGAGTCGGTCGCCGAAGTGCGCTCGGGGCAACCGGGGCCGCACCAGCAGCACCGGATCCTTCGGCTGCGGGTACTCCAGGCGGAGCGCGACGCACTGCTCGACGCCCGGGCTACCGGCGCGTACAGCTCGAGGGTGATGGAACGGGCACAAAACATCCTCGACCTCGAAGAGTCCCGGCTCGCCCAGTTGAGTGGCCCCTCCGGCCGCCAGTGA
- the aroA gene encoding 3-phosphoshikimate 1-carboxyvinyltransferase, with the protein MLESQYSAPEFDIYGDRSQPAGDKPWPAPIASGPIEAVVSLPGSKSLTNRELVLAALAESPSLLRAPLHSRDSQNMIEALRSLGTTITETDATGEFGADLLVTPGELTGSTTVDCGLAGTVMRFVPPVAALALGPTTFDADDSARGRPMKTLISSLRALGVDINDDGRGSLPFTVHGTGRVGGGELTIDASSSSQFVSALLLAAARFDDGLTLTHSGERLPSLPHIDMTLAALSARGVTASSPQPGTWRVEPGPIAGLDVDIEPDLSNAAPFLVAAIVTGGSVTIPRWPAETTQVGAELLEILPRFGATVSVDGDRVTVTGTGRILGVDLDLTTAGELAPPLVALAALAESPSTITGIGHIRHHETDRLAALATEINQLGGEVTELDDGLSIVPKPLTGGVWSSYHDHRMATAGAIIGLAVDGVSIENIATTAKTLPQFPELWTTMLSKAVSA; encoded by the coding sequence ATGCTTGAGTCTCAATATTCCGCACCGGAGTTCGACATCTACGGCGACCGTTCCCAGCCCGCCGGCGATAAGCCGTGGCCAGCGCCCATCGCCTCCGGTCCGATCGAGGCCGTCGTCTCGCTTCCCGGGTCGAAGTCGCTGACGAACCGCGAACTCGTGCTCGCCGCCCTCGCCGAGTCGCCGTCACTGCTGCGCGCACCGCTCCACTCGCGCGACAGCCAGAACATGATTGAGGCCCTGCGGTCCCTCGGCACAACGATCACCGAGACGGATGCCACCGGCGAGTTCGGCGCTGACCTTCTGGTGACGCCCGGCGAACTGACCGGCTCAACCACCGTCGACTGCGGCCTCGCCGGCACGGTGATGCGCTTTGTTCCTCCCGTTGCGGCTCTCGCTCTCGGCCCGACGACATTCGATGCCGATGACTCAGCACGCGGTCGGCCCATGAAGACACTGATCTCCTCACTCCGCGCGCTCGGCGTCGATATCAACGACGACGGACGCGGATCGCTGCCGTTCACCGTTCACGGCACCGGCCGCGTCGGTGGCGGAGAACTCACCATCGACGCGTCGAGCTCGAGCCAGTTCGTCTCAGCGCTCCTTCTCGCCGCCGCGCGATTCGACGATGGACTCACTCTGACCCACTCGGGCGAGCGGCTGCCGAGCCTGCCGCACATCGATATGACCCTTGCCGCACTCTCCGCTCGCGGCGTGACGGCGTCTTCTCCTCAACCGGGAACCTGGCGGGTCGAACCCGGCCCGATCGCCGGCCTGGACGTCGACATCGAACCCGACCTCTCGAATGCGGCCCCGTTCCTCGTCGCCGCGATCGTCACGGGTGGAAGCGTCACCATTCCCCGGTGGCCGGCAGAGACCACCCAGGTCGGCGCCGAGCTGCTCGAGATCCTCCCCCGCTTCGGTGCGACAGTATCCGTCGACGGCGACCGCGTCACGGTGACCGGAACCGGTCGCATCCTCGGCGTCGACCTCGACCTCACAACGGCCGGTGAACTCGCGCCGCCGCTCGTCGCCCTCGCCGCTCTTGCCGAGTCCCCATCGACGATCACCGGGATCGGCCACATCCGTCACCACGAAACCGACCGGCTCGCAGCTCTCGCTACCGAAATCAACCAACTGGGCGGCGAGGTGACCGAACTCGACGACGGCCTCTCGATTGTGCCGAAGCCGCTCACGGGTGGAGTGTGGTCGAGCTACCACGACCACCGCATGGCAACGGCGGGCGCGATCATCGGCCTCGCCGTCGACGGCGTCTCGATCGAGAACATCGCGACCACGGCGAAGACACTGCCCCAATTCCCCGAACTATGGACGACCATGCTCTCGAAAGCTGTCAGCGCATGA
- a CDS encoding MMPL family transporter, whose protein sequence is MIKTPASRRDSRVPVWLRVLIPAALILVWFGLFGAGGASFGQISEVSTNDQSQQLPASAEATKVQDLQAEFRDDDVIPAIVVFERDGGLTETDLAEIDETVAEFADVDGVLADESSPPIVSDDGEAVQVVTVLDTDATIADTVEALRDVLAENPIDGVTAAITGPAGLTADLTEAFAGIDGLLLLVALGAVFVILVVVYRSPLLPVLVLFSSLSALCASILVVVQLARADILLLSGQTQGILFILVIGAATDYSLLYIARFRESLVTQPTKWKATWAALKGSWEPILASGGTVIAALLLLLFSDLNSNKSLGPVASIGIVFALLASLTLLPALLFWAGKVAFWPIRPKAEEKDVNPIGADRKGLWPRLARLIARRPRVIWISSVLLLGVLCLGMFQLKADGVAQSEFVLGESQARDGQAVLADHFPAGSGSPTVIIAPEDELEAVSEIVLDTDGVDSLTVLSEESPSGSLPVTEDGVQPLGPPGTPVPDVTVVDGNVLLSATLEDAGDSIAAENVVVDLRDKLADISTESNPVLVGGTTAIALDSNTTAIQDRNLLIPLILAAITLILMLLLRSIVAPLLLIASVVLSFGAALGVSAWVFNGIFDFPGADPSVPLFGFVFLVALGVDYNIFLMTRVREESKNHGTKQGILRGLAVTGGVITSAGLVLAATFAALSVIPILFLLQIAFIVAFGVLLDTFLVRTLLVPALSYDIGRAIWWPSKLSRGIHSADRQPAADADEPVAAGHTS, encoded by the coding sequence GTGATCAAGACTCCTGCCTCTCGTCGAGACTCCCGCGTGCCTGTCTGGCTGCGTGTTCTCATCCCCGCCGCCCTCATCCTCGTGTGGTTTGGGCTGTTCGGCGCCGGCGGCGCGAGTTTCGGCCAGATCAGCGAGGTCAGTACCAACGACCAGTCGCAGCAGCTGCCCGCGAGCGCAGAGGCCACCAAGGTCCAGGATCTTCAGGCGGAGTTCCGCGATGACGATGTCATCCCCGCGATCGTGGTCTTCGAACGTGACGGCGGCCTGACCGAGACCGACCTGGCGGAGATCGACGAGACCGTCGCCGAGTTTGCCGACGTGGATGGCGTCCTCGCCGACGAGAGTTCACCGCCCATCGTCTCGGACGATGGTGAGGCAGTCCAGGTCGTCACGGTGCTCGACACCGATGCAACGATCGCTGACACGGTCGAAGCACTTCGTGATGTCCTCGCCGAGAACCCGATCGACGGCGTCACGGCCGCCATTACCGGACCGGCAGGACTGACCGCCGACCTCACCGAAGCATTCGCTGGTATCGACGGTCTGCTCCTCCTTGTCGCCCTCGGCGCGGTTTTCGTAATCCTCGTTGTCGTCTACCGGTCGCCGCTGCTCCCTGTCCTCGTGCTGTTCTCCAGCCTCTCGGCGCTCTGCGCGTCGATCCTCGTCGTTGTGCAGCTGGCCCGCGCCGACATCCTGCTGCTGAGTGGCCAGACCCAGGGCATTCTCTTCATCCTCGTCATCGGTGCAGCGACGGACTACTCGCTGCTCTACATCGCCAGGTTCCGGGAGTCCCTCGTCACCCAGCCGACGAAGTGGAAGGCCACGTGGGCGGCGCTCAAGGGATCGTGGGAGCCGATTCTCGCCTCGGGTGGCACGGTCATCGCCGCGCTTCTCCTGCTGCTCTTCTCCGATCTGAACTCGAACAAGTCACTTGGTCCCGTCGCATCCATCGGCATCGTGTTCGCACTCCTTGCCTCACTCACGCTTCTGCCCGCACTCCTGTTCTGGGCGGGGAAAGTCGCGTTCTGGCCGATCCGCCCGAAGGCCGAGGAAAAAGACGTCAACCCGATCGGTGCCGACAGGAAGGGTCTCTGGCCCCGCCTCGCGCGTCTCATCGCCAGACGCCCGCGTGTCATCTGGATCTCCAGCGTTCTGCTTCTCGGCGTCCTCTGCCTGGGGATGTTCCAGCTCAAGGCGGACGGAGTCGCCCAGAGCGAGTTCGTGCTCGGCGAATCACAGGCCCGTGACGGACAGGCCGTCCTCGCCGACCACTTCCCGGCCGGCTCCGGTTCACCGACCGTCATCATCGCGCCAGAGGACGAGCTCGAGGCTGTCTCGGAGATCGTGCTCGACACCGATGGCGTCGACTCGCTCACCGTACTTTCCGAGGAGTCGCCGTCAGGCTCACTCCCGGTGACGGAAGACGGCGTCCAGCCGCTTGGCCCTCCCGGAACTCCCGTCCCTGACGTCACCGTCGTCGACGGAAACGTGCTGCTCTCGGCAACGCTCGAGGACGCCGGCGACTCGATCGCAGCGGAGAACGTGGTTGTCGACCTGCGCGACAAGCTGGCCGATATCTCGACCGAGTCGAACCCCGTACTCGTCGGCGGGACGACAGCCATCGCGCTCGACTCGAACACCACAGCTATCCAGGACCGCAATCTGCTGATCCCGCTGATTCTCGCCGCGATCACGCTCATCCTGATGCTCCTGCTCCGGTCGATCGTTGCTCCCTTGCTGCTGATCGCGAGCGTTGTGCTGTCGTTCGGTGCGGCGCTCGGAGTGTCGGCCTGGGTATTCAACGGCATCTTCGACTTCCCGGGAGCCGACCCGTCTGTTCCGCTGTTCGGATTCGTCTTTCTGGTGGCCCTCGGGGTGGATTACAACATCTTCCTCATGACGAGGGTGCGGGAGGAATCGAAGAACCACGGCACGAAGCAGGGAATCCTGCGCGGGCTCGCCGTCACCGGTGGTGTCATCACCTCTGCGGGTCTTGTCCTCGCCGCGACGTTCGCGGCGCTCAGCGTCATTCCGATCCTGTTCCTGCTCCAGATCGCGTTCATCGTCGCATTCGGTGTGCTTCTCGACACGTTCCTGGTTCGCACGCTGCTCGTGCCCGCGTTGAGTTACGACATCGGCCGCGCGATCTGGTGGCCGAGCAAACTGTCGCGTGGCATCCATTCGGCCGACCGGCAGCCCGCCGCTGACGCGGATGAGCCCGTCGCCGCTGGGCACACGAGCTAG